One genomic region from Phocoena sinus isolate mPhoSin1 chromosome 3, mPhoSin1.pri, whole genome shotgun sequence encodes:
- the C3H5orf34 gene encoding uncharacterized protein C5orf34 homolog isoform X1 → MAAEVQIVLYEDDSVEVQYVDGSRLQLSPCGSEFLFEKAPPISAHPLQQPERIRQRTHFVISTYREQLQRALDFRNSFATCPFLSESIIPSERKKRIFTDISEVRWPRLDTDDGMICMQSGTVKISSLDGHAYLCLPKFQHEFTVHFLCKVSQKPDSSIVLSEKNNKAKKDKLVEKAGKICTYGSLSGQRLKNKENELYYQITKSKEPLEKSCVNGTEGREALSSPGTKDTCVYTWVKQCWSVASCPEEWEYPLSLALRFHNKISNMSGTDADITQKRILTSDVSEERGKEVSVLPRALLLSCPVPHLHRWEFCDSLSQRQFVEEEYSYPELVKVVWYKGITYRLNHKNMNSIEVYPGDGSVFKSEGAYLGNYFIYCSIQEGSEEREEKTYSVNNLPPDRPGSPFSVCSVIKQATRILQHCAKMKLSLSHNYHICCWKMVPGINNSNILPLLLRESFIPNVGRFLAYSDDKVHAVFLDGITLTLNWNFSSLIEKRQVNRGLNLGWCKLTFPDGQNQLFQIQHPGPYERYVTTVISWCRRLTQTSQKEMPTHPSSSVPEENWSVASELEKIQKFNLLLENSGVLNQISNKKNEQSSDHCKPKSSENLLKEVNEKSVSVALKKTSEILQDIDCLLSNSKR, encoded by the exons ATGGCGGCTGAAGTGCAAATAGTACTTTATGAAGATGACTCAGTGGAGGTACAATATGTTGATGGTTCCAGATTGCAGCTTTCTCCCTGTGgctctgaatttttatttgaaaaagcaCCTCCTATTTCAGCACATCCTTTACAACAACCAGAAAGAATTCGCCAAAGGACACACTTTGTTATTAGCACGTACCGA GAGCAGCTACAGCGAGCCCTAGATTTCCGTAACTCCTTTGCTACTTGCCCTTTTTTATCTGAAAGCATCATACCTTCTGAAAGGAAaaag CGTATCTTCACTGACATCTCAGAAGTAAGATGGCCCCGTCTTGATACTGATGATGGCATGATATGTATGCAGAGTGGCACCGTGAAGATATCATCTTTAGATGGTCACGCATACCTTTGCCTGCCCAAATTTCAGCATGAATTTACAGTACATTTTTTGTGTAAAGTAAGCCAGAAGCCGGACTCATCTATAGtactgtcagaaaaaaataataaagccaaaAAGGACAAACTAGTTGAAAAAGCTGGCAAAATCTGTACATATGGAAGTTTATCAGGACAGAGactgaagaataaagaaaatgaactttATTATCAGATCACGAAATCCAAAGAACCTTTAGAGAAGAGTTGTGTAAATGGAACTGAAGGGAGGGAGGCGCTGTCTTCACCTGGGACAAAAGACACGTGTGTATACACATGGGTAAAGCAGTGCTGGTCAGTGGCCTCCTGTCCGGAGGAATGGGAATATCCTTTGTCTTTAGCACTTCGTTTTCATAATAAAATCAGCAATATGTCTGGAACTGATGCAGATATCACCCAGAAGAGAATTTTAACTTCTGACGTTtctgaggaaagaggaaaagaagtttCTGTTCTTCCCAGGGCCCTGTTACTAAGCTGTCCTGTCCCACACCTGCACAG GTGGGAGTTTTGTGATTCACTTTCACAGAGACAGTTTGTTGAAGAAGAATATTCCTATCCTGAACTAGTGAAAGTGGTTTGGTACAAGGGTATTACCTATAG acTTAACCACAAAAATATGAACTCAATAGAGGTTTATCCTGGAGATGGATCTGTTTTCAAATCAGAAGGAGCTTATTTGggaaactattttatatattgttccATTCAAGAAGGATCAGAAGAG agagaagagaaaacttatTCAGTAAATAACCTTCCTCCAGATAGACCAGGAAGtccattttctgtttgttctgtaATTAAACAGGCAACCAG AATTCTTCAGCATTGTGCCAAGATGAAGCTTTCTTTAAGCCATAACTATCATATATGCTGCTGGAAAATG gTACCTGGGATAAATAATAGCAATATACTGCCTTTGCTTTTGAGAGAATCGTTCATACCCAACGTGGGAAGATTTCTTGCATACTCTGATGACAAAGTACATGCTGTCTTTTTAGATGGCATTACTCTAACCCTGAATTGGAATTTCAGCTCTCTTATTGAAAAGAGACAG GTAAATCGAGGTCTCAATTTAGGTTGGTGTAAGTTAACTTTTCCTGATGGACAAAATCAGTTATTTCAGATTCAACACCCTGGACCATATGAAAG ATATGTGACAACAGTAATATCATGGTGCAGAAGACTGACCCAGACTAGTCAGAAAGAAATGCCTACACATCCTTCATCTTCTGTTCCGGAAGAAAACtg GTCTGTGGCTTCTGaacttgaaaagatacagaaGTTTAACT TATTATTGGAGAACAGTGGTGTCCTAAACCAGATTTCtaacaagaaaaatgaacagtctTCGGATCATTGTAAACCAAAATCTTCAGAAAACTTGCTAAAAGAAGTTAATGAAAAGAGTGTATCAGTGGCATTGAAAAAAACCTCTGAAATCCTTCAGGATATTGACTGTCTTCTATCAAACTCTAAAAGGTGA
- the C3H5orf34 gene encoding uncharacterized protein C5orf34 homolog isoform X2 has translation MICMQSGTVKISSLDGHAYLCLPKFQHEFTVHFLCKVSQKPDSSIVLSEKNNKAKKDKLVEKAGKICTYGSLSGQRLKNKENELYYQITKSKEPLEKSCVNGTEGREALSSPGTKDTCVYTWVKQCWSVASCPEEWEYPLSLALRFHNKISNMSGTDADITQKRILTSDVSEERGKEVSVLPRALLLSCPVPHLHRWEFCDSLSQRQFVEEEYSYPELVKVVWYKGITYRLNHKNMNSIEVYPGDGSVFKSEGAYLGNYFIYCSIQEGSEEREEKTYSVNNLPPDRPGSPFSVCSVIKQATRILQHCAKMKLSLSHNYHICCWKMVPGINNSNILPLLLRESFIPNVGRFLAYSDDKVHAVFLDGITLTLNWNFSSLIEKRQVNRGLNLGWCKLTFPDGQNQLFQIQHPGPYERYVTTVISWCRRLTQTSQKEMPTHPSSSVPEENWSVASELEKIQKFNLLLENSGVLNQISNKKNEQSSDHCKPKSSENLLKEVNEKSVSVALKKTSEILQDIDCLLSNSKR, from the exons ATGATATGTATGCAGAGTGGCACCGTGAAGATATCATCTTTAGATGGTCACGCATACCTTTGCCTGCCCAAATTTCAGCATGAATTTACAGTACATTTTTTGTGTAAAGTAAGCCAGAAGCCGGACTCATCTATAGtactgtcagaaaaaaataataaagccaaaAAGGACAAACTAGTTGAAAAAGCTGGCAAAATCTGTACATATGGAAGTTTATCAGGACAGAGactgaagaataaagaaaatgaactttATTATCAGATCACGAAATCCAAAGAACCTTTAGAGAAGAGTTGTGTAAATGGAACTGAAGGGAGGGAGGCGCTGTCTTCACCTGGGACAAAAGACACGTGTGTATACACATGGGTAAAGCAGTGCTGGTCAGTGGCCTCCTGTCCGGAGGAATGGGAATATCCTTTGTCTTTAGCACTTCGTTTTCATAATAAAATCAGCAATATGTCTGGAACTGATGCAGATATCACCCAGAAGAGAATTTTAACTTCTGACGTTtctgaggaaagaggaaaagaagtttCTGTTCTTCCCAGGGCCCTGTTACTAAGCTGTCCTGTCCCACACCTGCACAG GTGGGAGTTTTGTGATTCACTTTCACAGAGACAGTTTGTTGAAGAAGAATATTCCTATCCTGAACTAGTGAAAGTGGTTTGGTACAAGGGTATTACCTATAG acTTAACCACAAAAATATGAACTCAATAGAGGTTTATCCTGGAGATGGATCTGTTTTCAAATCAGAAGGAGCTTATTTGggaaactattttatatattgttccATTCAAGAAGGATCAGAAGAG agagaagagaaaacttatTCAGTAAATAACCTTCCTCCAGATAGACCAGGAAGtccattttctgtttgttctgtaATTAAACAGGCAACCAG AATTCTTCAGCATTGTGCCAAGATGAAGCTTTCTTTAAGCCATAACTATCATATATGCTGCTGGAAAATG gTACCTGGGATAAATAATAGCAATATACTGCCTTTGCTTTTGAGAGAATCGTTCATACCCAACGTGGGAAGATTTCTTGCATACTCTGATGACAAAGTACATGCTGTCTTTTTAGATGGCATTACTCTAACCCTGAATTGGAATTTCAGCTCTCTTATTGAAAAGAGACAG GTAAATCGAGGTCTCAATTTAGGTTGGTGTAAGTTAACTTTTCCTGATGGACAAAATCAGTTATTTCAGATTCAACACCCTGGACCATATGAAAG ATATGTGACAACAGTAATATCATGGTGCAGAAGACTGACCCAGACTAGTCAGAAAGAAATGCCTACACATCCTTCATCTTCTGTTCCGGAAGAAAACtg GTCTGTGGCTTCTGaacttgaaaagatacagaaGTTTAACT TATTATTGGAGAACAGTGGTGTCCTAAACCAGATTTCtaacaagaaaaatgaacagtctTCGGATCATTGTAAACCAAAATCTTCAGAAAACTTGCTAAAAGAAGTTAATGAAAAGAGTGTATCAGTGGCATTGAAAAAAACCTCTGAAATCCTTCAGGATATTGACTGTCTTCTATCAAACTCTAAAAGGTGA